In Anolis carolinensis isolate JA03-04 chromosome 4, rAnoCar3.1.pri, whole genome shotgun sequence, the genomic window TTGAGTGCTGGGCATTTGTTTGGCACCCATCAGACATAGATTCTTTTTATAGACCTATCTGTGTATAATTTTTATAGACCTATCTGGTATAATTACCAGGCTGAATTCTTGCCTGTCAGATTTAGGACAGGAGCTTTCCCAATGTCTGTTTTACTTGATCACAAACTATTTGTTCACATAAGCATGGCACCACACTTGTCTAATGACATGACTATAGGAGCATGTTCATTATGAAATTCACCAAGATGTGCTTGATCTTCTGCTGACTCTCTGCAAGCATATCTAGTAAGTCCAGGCGTTTCTAAGTTTGTTGAAAAGTGTTGTCATAATATCTCCTTTGAAGTCTGGAATTGGATTTAAGAGTATCACTCAGTTGCTTCAACATGTGATGCCTGTCAGCTTCTGAAATGAATGATTGGTACTCTCCTGGATGGAGTCCTGAATATGACAGTCTGTAACAAATACTCAGTTCATCTTTAGGAATAGCAGTCTTGATTACCTAAAATAATTGGAAGCAAAGTCTTACTAGGGCTAGAACATTATGTTAAAAggagaaatatttgaaaggcttgtGGGAGAATGAATCCCCAGAATTTTTCATAATTTTGGATGAACGCAGTCTACCTATCAAGAGACATGACATATGTTTGTTCACACTTCTCTTCAGGCATTTAAAACTGGAAGTGtgaagcagggatggggccatcttCTCTACCCTGACACCACACATTAATGAACTGGGTCTTCAGTGTTATTGTAACTACATTTAGTTTCATGCGATTTGTTGTCCGAAACACTTTAACTGTGATTTTAATAAAATAGGAGTTGCTGGTTATAATAAATTCTGTCTGTTCCATTTTTGTAAACCAAAAAGAATATTTCTCCTTAAGGTTGCATGCTTAGTATTAATAACAACttttaaataataactttatttttaacctgccctctctcaccGAAGAGACTCAGAGCGACTTCCATAaactaaaatggcaaacattcaatgcctaataCAGTAATGAAATGGAAACAtttaaacatacaattaaaacaagttAAACAACTTTGGCTAAAAACATACAAATCAGTCAGTCCAGAATCATAGATAATACAATTAAATGGTTAAAATCTGTGTAACAATGTAAAAATATGGCTCTTTGATAAATTAAAATGGTCATTGTTGGCATCGTCCCCCAAGGTGGAATCAATGGTAACTATTCATCCTTTCCATAAGCCAAGTTTTTTAATGCTTGATGGAGAGGAGTGAGGGGGCTGGGTTGAGGTGAGtatttcgggttgtatggccatgttccagaagcattctctcctgccgtttcacccacatctatggcagtcatcctcagaggttgtgaggttacagtctgaaaaactcaccttaacccagtgattccagccatgaaaatcttTGACAATACAGTGAGGGGGCTGTTCTAATGTCTCTGGGAATTCCAGAGAGAAGGGGTGACCACGGAGAagggagaaggccccctctctcgttcttACCATCCATGCTAGAGACaggagtgggactgagaggagggcccccTCTGCTGATCACAGAGTCTGAACTGGTTTGTAAACGGGGGTGCGGGTtatcaaatagtctgggcccaaaCCAGTATTCTCTCAATTCCAGTTTTATTCTTagatgtacagtaaagtctcacttatccaagctaaacgggccggcagaagcttggataagcgaataacttggataataaggcgggattaaggaaaagcctattaaacatcaaattaggttatgattttacaaattaagcaccaaaacatcatgttttacagcaaatttgacagaaaaagtagttcaatacgcagtaatgttatgttgtaattactgtatttacgaatttagcaccaaaatatcacgatgtattgaaaacattgactacaaaaatggcttggataatccagaggcttggataagcgaggcttggattagtgagactctactgtacttataattaGGTTTGAATAAGGCTTACCTTTTTTGAGATGAATAAAAAGTAAGTTGTTCCATCTGAAGACAGCTGCAGCATTAAACTATTCTTCTCATTCTTTGTTTTATAGATATATACATGTAAACTAACCATTACGTAACTAGAATTATTTTCATTCTAGGTACTAACTGTGCTTTGTGATGCTTGCAAGAAAGTGACTTTTAATGTGCCTGCAAAAATTGAAGCAATGACCTTAATTGGTAGAGGTAAGAAACTTAAAATTAACCACCATAGCTCCTTCCTGTTATTTTTACAGTGacattatttattttgttctccCTTGCAAATCAATgcttttttattttgaagtacACCCTATTGCAGTGAATGAGCTGACACCTCTTTAAGCTTGAAGTCTAGAGTTATAATCCTAAACACATTCAATCGGGTAAAGGATCAACCAACCATAGCAGGTTATTCTTTTCTAAATAAACACACAGAAGATTATACCGTTAGCATGATGATGTAATTTTATACTCGCTCTGATTCAAAAAATTCTATATATGAACAGGTTAGTGAAAACTAGCAGAACtgtaaaatcattttttaaacttttttactATCCAGCtctatttatttgcttttagaTTTGAAGTTTTTTTTCCATCTTGAGGACTTTGGTTGGATAGGTACTAGATTCATAAGTTATCTTTGGAAAAAAATAACGCTAGCTGTTAAACCTCAAAAGTAAAAAGACTAAAGCTGAATAACTTGTGTGTATAATCCAATCCTAAAATTGGCTGTATAACTGAGTACATCAGAACAGGTGTGCTTTCACAAATTATACAGATACTGCATTTTCATACATACAAAAACTGCTAATAATACTAGACATTCTTtgttactttgttgttgttgttgttgttatttttactttcatttttttttgcaattctttTTCAGTAAATCTCAGGCAATGTCTGAGGACTCTAGACCTGATCAGTTCAAGCGATCCTGACTTCTTGGTTCTAGAAGATGGTTCTGTATATACTAGAAATACTGTTTCTTTATCTTCTGAGAGCAAAAGCTTTACTGTACTACTTCAGGATTTGCAGGATAATCAACAGAAGAAAATACATGTCAATTTGCTGTCTCACCCCAAAATGGTATGTGTTGCTTATATCAAGACTGAatatctctgtctgtctctgtctctgtctctgtctgtctgtctctgtgtgtgtgtgtgtgtgtgtgtgtgtgtgtgtgagagagagagagagatacaacaTGTATATTCCTCAATAGGTAGCATTATTTGCTAAGAAATGTCATAACTATTTGTTCATATtcaaatttattttcattgtagtgaaaaatattaaatatctTTCAGTCAGGATTTTCTTCAAAACTATCTACATATACAGAAAGAAATTACTATGTCTGAAAACCCATCCTTCCAATGGAAATGTTGCTAAAAGGTTTCTATCAACACAGATGAACAGGAGACAGGGGGTGCTGGAcagctgtattgtttttaaataagggTGCTTCATTTTCAGTTGTTTTGTGAACCAAGTGTGTCACATATGTGTGAGAGGGAAGTGTGGGGAATGCAACCAAACAATGCAACTTGTTTCTAGAGTATATTGCTAGaattgctttctttttgtgaaatcCAGAAACACAAAACCAAAGACACTGTTCTGAGGCGAAGTAAACGGAGATGGGCTCCTGTTCCTACTGTTATCATGGAAAACTCACTGGGACCTTACCCAATGCAAATTCAGCAGGTATATTTTTATAAACCAGGGAtatcaaaataaaacatttttcctATTCCATCTGTTGAAATTATGTTCTgtgaataaaagaaaagaaacctttaCTAAGATATTATATTAGGAAAATAATTGTGGAATGGCTGGTTTGGAATGGCAGTCGGTGCATCACTACTAGTTCTCCATAGGAACAGGCTGCAGGTGTCTGCACCCAGGGGAAAACCCAAATTCTGGCACAAGATTCAGGCTTTCCCCTATGTTCTTCTAACCTGGAGTGTAGCTCGCAAGCTGATCCACAGTCATGCTTttctatatggtcagtgtagataaggTCCCCATTGACCCATTTCCTAAGTAAGAATAAGGCTAAGTACATTAGCTTGACTTACCCAGTTCCCAGGTGAGGTGAATATAAAGATAGTGTTTCTTCTCTTAACAAAGAATAGTACATCTAATTATAATCCAACCCAAGTTGTCATCATAGGCTGTCACTTATAGccgaatatgattgtcttccaagggaagagtcttggcagtgggtcagTAAATGActatgaagacctattctggattcacatggtctttcacaatgaggacataggtttccaggtggaaggcggtcatGACAAGGGTTTTCTTGACATGCCTTCTTCTTGGaatatttctccctttcgccctctatttgtgccttttcaaaccccatagcactgttggtaacagctgacctccagttcgcACGTTCGAGTGCATACATACTCTgcattcccagttctcagtgtttatgccacattttggAGGGTTAGCTTTGAGACCCTTATTTATATTTCTTTAACTTCTTTGGAAGACAGTTATCAGACATTCAATGGCAAAGGGATGTAGCTAGACTGCTTAAGAACAAATAATTGGAAAAGCTAGTGATGTAATTCATTTTAGCATTGTATCATCTTGGACAAGTCTACATTCTAATCAAGAAAATGTCATCACACTGCCAGATTGCATTTTCTTGCTTTGTGTGCTCTAGTTAAGTAAAATGGTAGCATATCTGAAATTGCTAATTCATGTTATGTGAGCCAAGATTATAACAATTCCTCCCAACTTTCACTTTCTTATTCATTACTGTTGTAATACAACAAAATGTGATTTACAGCTGCCTGCTGTATTTACATAGTGTGTATAGGTCTTTCTAGAAAGCCCTGAAAGAGTTTTAAAATACAGGAATACCGCCATGAAGAAGCTACAAATAAATGCACTGTAGACATATGGTAAATAGAAGCTCTGCTACAGTTGTCAGTGAGAATTATGGTACATGTTTATGTTATTccaacaaaacctttccaattttGTTCTATATATGAATGATGACTGTGCATGATGAAATTGTTGCCCAAGACAGTTGGAAGGCATCAGATTGTGTATACTTGGATTATAAAGTCACATTTACAAGATGAAACAGGTCTAATCTGAAACCATCTATAGTAAAGATACAAGTGCTGCTTACTTGCAACAAGTGTGTTATGTTTGCAGTTCAGGCCTTCCACTTTTGCGCGTGTTAGGTGCACAGTATcccctgcaaaagtgaaaaagcCATGCATAAAAAGCTGCTATATATATTTTACCTGGGAAAGCACCTttctaaggttggatctacactgccctataatccagtttcagaatgtggattaactgcatttatctggattatagggcagtgtagacttatatatcccaattcaatgcagttaatttacattctgaaattggattatagggcagtgtagattcaacctaGGACTTTGTAGAGCCTCTGGTGCAACTCCTATGGATGTTGATGATAGAAGTGTGCTGAAGGACCaagaaatgcctagagaaatgttctcttaAGGAATCTCCAAGTCTTCAAACCCAACTCTATGGTCAGCTGAAGCACCTTGAGATTTGTTAGAGAACATACTAATCAAATCCGCAAGCCCACAAACATGGTGGACTGACTGTAATATATCCACCATGTCTCTGAAATATATGGTATGATGTATTTTAAGTGTCCTGATGTTTTCTGTGTTCTACAGAAATCTGGCCTAGTTTTGATGCCAGAAAATCAGACCTGTACTTTCTTTCTCAGATTGTAAAGTGACAatggttttctttttatatagCTGTCTTCTGATACAGCCCAAAAATATAACATAACCTATTCTATAAGAGGTCCTGGTGTTGACGAACCACCAGTAAATTACTTCTACATTGAGGCAGAAACTGGAAATCTCTTTGTTACTAAAGCAATAGATCGGGAAGAGTATCCAGAATTTCAGGTATGAGTTTTGTCATACATACTTATATTAAAGGATAATATGCATTCAGTGTCATTCTTGTAACAATTGTCGTTCCTTGATAATGTAGGAAATACCAGGCTATAggtatttaataatattattttatttgtaatatatgtatgtgtcagctcaccacagccgctcctgaatgaacacacgagattctctgtggtatcaccaggaacttttactgtaggaaacatgaacatcagaaaagccaagaatgggaggctccggccaaccctcctttatataccctccccctcatttgaacagtctcttcccgctcagtaaaaccccgcgcaaattccccgccaagtccatcagccgtttctcctccgagtcctgggacgcaggtgtcttatcaatgtcagtgaccctgaaactcagagccacatccaggctctagtagcagggttctgacatggcgtcctcctccccttcgtcctggaaggaaaagattaaacacaactattgttctccgctgtccagagttcctttatacttttttaacaggctgcaatggaataccgggtgtacctttcctaggtcctttggtagcctcagctcataggtcacttcgtttattctttttgctaccctgaatggccctatatagcgtggagccaatttcttggatgggaaccccaatttcaggttttttgtgctcagccaaaccagatctccttcgcccaatttgtccccctctcggcgcctacgatccgcaaagagcttgtacttcttttgtgtttcccgcaatgcctctaccacggtttgccacccttgcttgattttggccggccattcctcgtcggtctggccctccccttccttccactcgggtagcctggggaaaggtgccacctcctgtccgtatactatttcgaatggggcacgacctgtggccgaatgtacggccccgttaaaagccatctcagcaaacggaagaaggtccgcccaatcatcctgtctataattggtgtacatccttaagaattggcacagtgtctgttgggtacgttcgacccccccgttggtcgcgggatgaaaggccgagctcaggttcctttctgctcctaacagctgtaagaattttccccaaaattttgcagtaaattggactccccggtcactaattatcttgtcgggacacccatgtaggcgatatacatgcttcacatacaaatcagcaagtttttcagctgaagggagttttggcagagccacaaagtgtgcctgttttgagaataggtccaatattgtccaaatgtatctgtggcctctgctggggggtagttcgcctacaaaatccatggctacgcattcccatggcctcatgggctccaccaccttctgcaatagcccctggggcttccccggtggtgtttttccctctgcacataattcacactgcgtgacgtatcccctggcgtctttcctcattccgggccaccagcattgtttggccaacagtttaatagtcctggtggggcctagatgacccgcacccttgttatcatggtacttccttaacatttctcgtcttaaacattcaggaatatacaatttcttatttacaaacaccaaatccccacacaattctcccttttctttgtttgtttgtaaccatttgtccattccatacgctcgcttcaactcttcctcccatatttctcctccccccgtggaaatggcagtacgtttgttttctttggccgcttgtgctcgagttagtactgccaggccccattgcttatcaagaaaaatactcccttcagattcctgaattcctcccccgtgctgaggcatccgagagagagcgtcagcgagtatattatgtttcccctggaagaatctgagtctgaaatcaaaacggctgaaatattgggcccatctaatttgcttcgctgatagtttacgaggggatcttagatactgtaaatttctatggtcagtccacacctcaaacggtgttccacttccttccagaaagtgtctccagcactctagtgcttttagaatcgctaaggcttctctctcccaaatcggccagtttttttctgtatcgctaaacttttttgacagatagccacatggcttcaggttccccccctcgtctttctgtagcagaactgccccatatgcccggtctgacgcatcgcaatgtaatacaaaggctttagacatatcagggtgctgtaggacaggctcctcagtaaaacgctttttaagggcttcgaaagcttcctggcattctattgtccaggtcagtttggcccctggggccttcactttggctgtttctcccctacctttagtctttaacaaatccgttaatggcaaagtgaggcgcgcaaagtccttgataaatgttctatagaagtttgcgaaccctaggaaggattgcagctgcttccgtgttttgggggcttcccaccccctcacgtcttctaccttcgcagggtccatcgccactccctgggagaaaatcctataccccagaaagtctatctggtctttattgaactcgcacttggcaagcttcgcatacagttttgcttctctcaacttttgcaggacttccctgactagttctatgtgttgctccttagtccgagatactaacaatatgtcatctaaaaaaacaaagactcccttgtacaacaatggatgcaacacttcgttgattaattgcatgaacgcggcgcctccgccgcacaaaccgaaagggagcacacgataattgaataatccgaatgcacaggagaaggccgtcttccacctgtcctctggtttaatctgcaatttatggtacgcttcaattaagtccaatttagtgaatatctgtccctccgataactgggcgatcaagtccttcactaaaggtagggggtatttatttccagaactgattgcattcaggcccctgtagtcaatgcagagcctcagcgtttggtcctttttgcgcctgaacaacacaggcgcccctagaggggaatttgaaggctctatgaaacccctcgctaggtttttatcaatgtattttctcagttcctccttttccctagccgacattgggtatatttttgccttaggaagctctgctcctgggactagctctatcttcacttcaactctccgcttcggtgggaaactgtctgcttccttctcatcaaatacgtccacaaaatcccgatactctgggggtaatttatctgccagttctgctatcctgatagagtcttcctccccccttttccccggctccctttccacttcctggctccctccttccaacttcatcctgaagatcatgctcttatcctcccagttgatttgcgggttggcctgccccagccatggcatgcctagtataacattatagctggcgatttgtgatatcacaaatgacacctttccttcccaactccctatcttacactttacatcttcggcactgtacttagctaatgatcccgatgctgtggatccgtccaactgcgaaaaagctattggggattctaggttcgttctttcgcatcccaatccctcggctaattcaggggagatgatgttcctggaacatccacaatccacaaatgctttgcaggttgcttgtttgctgccactttccagctgaatggggaccactatcatggctttgtcctgacttaccaacccccccgagtggtgcctcatcggtggttcttcctcggcgcgtttccctgccacggctcttggtttgggcgggcctccgccttccccttttctctgccagcactcggcagccctgtggcccaaacggccgcacacgaagcagcccctcctgctggtgctcacgttccctgtcggctccgttctcctcccggctggggttgatccctccttccggctcccctctttcatctgcggccgctgctgtagccctcctcggtgcctcctcgcctgggccagcgatgtctcgatgcgccccgccagctgaatccatccgcgcagtgtgtcaggctcatcacgatgcaccgcccaggagaggatctcccgcctgagcccctctttgaagagttctatctttgtcactgcagaccattccggcaccttttcagcgaggcattggaactcctccgcatactcagataccgacctctgcccctgggagacggtcttcaactcctccctcgcccggatctgctccagtggatctcggaaacgggtctccagggcccccataaagcgtcggagtgaccccagacatgggtcgcgccgcgcgtgtagttgaacgtaccagctggccgctcccctcttcaacactgcaccaatggcccgtacccggctggattccgttctaaaagtgtgggcattgtcctccatatagcccctcaccgtggtcaggaaaaaatccagttcagaggactctcccccaaactcgatccttagttcctctcgtctcggtaggggtccctgtggtggcaatccccaattctccgcccgtcgcaagcccccttgcgggccagtgggccccgctgctgcttccctttgtcctgtgccacgcccggcattcgccaggggcaccagggtctcagttgggagcgtagccgggattctcggaggcttttccccttcgtcgtcactctcctccacccgcgtcagactcgtttggatcttgggccgggcaccgggctcctttcgcatttcccttcccttcggtgctgggaggtctgcaaagccctggctgcttcccatgctcacgtcccacattgagctagcccggagttcccttcctcgctccggctccgccaaaaccgccaggcgctccatcgccctcgacatcactgccagggtggtctccatcgccgacatcctctcctccagaaacaccatcttttgcgggcctggggaaggtgaaccttcctctcctccggtgctatctccccgcaccactccgcgcctctgggttaccccatttggctgggcataagcggtggatgacgccagggccgccagctggtggaactcagcgtccgtctcgggagtggccctttccgaccttcctcctccggcgcccaagagctcttcatcctccacttgcatgttaca contains:
- the LOC134298887 gene encoding uncharacterized protein LOC134298887 is translated as MFMFPTVKVPGDTTENLVCSFRSGCGELTLSQEYGHHPAVAVRCNMQVEDEELLGAGGGRSERATPETDAEFHQLAALASSTAYAQPNGVTQRRGVVRGDSTGGEEGSPSPGPQKMVFLEERMSAMETTLAVMSRAMERLAVLAEPERGRELRASSMWDVSMGSSQGFADLPAPKGREMRKEPGARPKIQTSLTRVEESDDEGEKPPRIPATLPTETLVPLANAGRGTGQREAAAGPTGPQGGLRRAENWGLPPQGPLPRREELRIEFGGESSELDFFLTTVRGYMEDNAHTFRTESSRVRAIGAVLKRGAASWYVQLHARRDPCLGSLRRFMGALETRFRDPLEQIRAREELKTVSQGQRSVSEYAEEFQCLAEKVPEWSAVTKIELFKEGLRREILSWAVHRDEPDTLRGWIQLAGRIETSLAQARRHRGGLQQRPQMKEGSRKEGSTPAGRRTEPTGNVSTSRRGCFVCGRLGHRAAECWQRKGEGGGPPKPRAVAGKRAEEEPPMRHHSGGLDEGEEDAMSEPCY